One segment of Vallicoccus soli DNA contains the following:
- a CDS encoding PulJ/GspJ family protein — translation MTRLRRALRRDEGTSLVELLVATVLTALLGAALVTTLLQGMRTTQLSDSRTANGQAVRTVLEAMTQALRTAADPSTAPGVDAFVAAGPTDVTFYAALGNRTGAIGADVPPSRVRFWFAPTGSGLGEVRQTVVPPDPGSTLTAATWSGAGTTRVLARSVVAPTAGCPLFVYQRRSDAPTAPCPATRLAVDTSTSTVPVAADGSVAAANLSRITAVEVWVTVRTDSLGGSDPSSPRRATSTGVDRVTLLNENLTT, via the coding sequence GTGACCCGGCTGCGCCGGGCGCTGCGGCGCGACGAGGGCACCAGCCTCGTCGAGCTCCTCGTCGCCACGGTCCTCACCGCGCTGCTCGGCGCGGCGCTCGTGACGACCCTGCTGCAGGGGATGCGCACGACCCAGCTCTCGGACTCGCGCACCGCGAACGGGCAGGCCGTCCGGACCGTGCTCGAGGCGATGACGCAGGCCCTGCGCACCGCCGCGGACCCCTCGACCGCCCCGGGCGTGGACGCCTTCGTGGCGGCCGGCCCGACCGACGTCACCTTCTACGCGGCCCTCGGCAACCGCACGGGCGCCATCGGCGCCGACGTGCCGCCGAGCCGCGTCCGCTTCTGGTTCGCCCCGACCGGCAGCGGCCTCGGCGAGGTCCGCCAGACGGTCGTCCCGCCGGACCCCGGCTCGACGCTCACCGCGGCGACGTGGAGCGGGGCCGGCACGACCCGCGTGCTCGCGCGCTCGGTCGTGGCCCCGACCGCCGGCTGCCCCCTGTTCGTCTACCAGCGCCGCAGCGACGCGCCCACCGCCCCCTGCCCGGCGACCCGGCTCGCCGTGGACACGAGCACGAGCACGGTGCCGGTGGCGGCGGACGGCTCCGTCGCCGCCGCCAACCTGTCGCGGATCACCGCGGTGGAGGTCTGGGTGACCGTCCGCACCGACAGCCTCGGCGGCAGCGACCCGTCGAGCCCCCGTCGTGCGACGAGCACGGGGGTCGACCGCGTGACCCTGCTCAACGAGAACCTGACGACGTGA
- a CDS encoding type IV pilus modification PilV family protein: protein MAGTAGGRARRGDEGFSLVEVLVATVLFAALGAAAASVLVKGLAVSASGEARTVAANLATQQVEAVRGALTPDQVVSGTRTVQLAGRTYTVTTTAALDTVRSKGVSACDGTTGAAAQKRVTVVVTWPDMGGTQPVREETTLALPISGSTATTGVLTVPVQDRAGKGLAGHTVQLALAGTPVASAVTQRDGCAVFPALAPGTTYQASVTTAGYVGVDGRATAYGPLGQSVQRATVTKAQPIRYDRPATLVVALSGAAATYPLPVAAGGSGFDLSSAEAATTATAVVPCGSAPCAARQPSTGTTPSSWRVDGLFPFGTGYALWGTQCSVRPGGLPAVATAPGQVSSATLAGFGGVSATLTDSAGAALTGRTLYAVPVGSTCTAPLRFPDPTSASATNVALPAGTWRIAADPTASTAGARQVTVTAGQVSPTTLAVTP from the coding sequence ATGGCAGGCACGGCAGGCGGGCGCGCGCGGCGCGGCGACGAGGGGTTCAGCCTCGTCGAGGTCCTCGTCGCGACGGTGCTCTTCGCCGCCCTCGGCGCCGCCGCGGCGAGCGTGCTCGTCAAGGGCCTCGCCGTGAGCGCGTCCGGCGAGGCGCGCACCGTCGCGGCGAACCTCGCCACCCAGCAGGTCGAGGCCGTCCGCGGGGCCCTCACGCCGGACCAGGTCGTCAGCGGCACCCGCACGGTCCAGCTCGCCGGGCGGACGTACACCGTCACCACGACGGCCGCCCTCGACACGGTGCGCTCGAAGGGCGTCAGCGCCTGCGACGGCACGACGGGGGCCGCGGCGCAGAAGCGCGTGACGGTCGTCGTCACCTGGCCCGACATGGGCGGCACGCAGCCGGTGCGCGAGGAGACGACCCTCGCCCTGCCGATCTCCGGCTCCACGGCGACGACCGGCGTGCTCACCGTCCCGGTGCAGGACCGCGCGGGCAAGGGCCTGGCCGGCCACACCGTGCAGCTCGCGCTCGCCGGCACCCCGGTCGCCTCCGCCGTCACCCAGCGGGACGGCTGCGCGGTCTTCCCCGCCCTCGCGCCCGGGACGACGTACCAGGCGAGCGTCACGACGGCCGGCTACGTCGGCGTCGACGGACGCGCGACGGCGTACGGCCCGCTCGGCCAGTCCGTGCAGAGGGCGACCGTGACCAAGGCGCAGCCGATCCGGTACGACCGCCCGGCCACCCTCGTCGTCGCCCTGTCCGGTGCGGCCGCGACGTACCCCCTCCCCGTCGCAGCGGGCGGGAGCGGCTTCGACCTCAGCAGCGCCGAGGCGGCGACGACGGCGACGGCCGTCGTGCCCTGCGGCTCGGCGCCCTGCGCGGCGCGCCAGCCCTCCACGGGCACGACCCCGAGCTCCTGGCGGGTCGACGGCCTCTTCCCCTTCGGCACCGGGTACGCCCTCTGGGGCACCCAGTGCTCGGTGCGCCCCGGCGGCCTGCCGGCCGTGGCGACCGCCCCCGGGCAGGTGTCGAGCGCGACGCTCGCCGGCTTCGGGGGCGTCTCGGCGACGCTCACCGACAGCGCCGGCGCCGCCCTGACCGGCCGCACGCTCTACGCCGTGCCCGTCGGCTCCACCTGCACCGCGCCCCTGCGGTTCCCGGACCCGACGTCGGCCTCCGCCACCAACGTGGCGCTGCCCGCCGGCACCTGGCGCATCGCCGCGGACCCGACGGCCTCCACGGCCGGCGCCCGGCAGGTCACCGTGACCGCGGGACAGGTCTCGCCCACGACGCTGGCGGTGACGCCGTGA
- a CDS encoding type IV pilin protein, with translation MLARIRKALEGKESGFTLIELLVVVIIIGILAAIAIPTFLNQRTKGWEASAKAELRNLATAEESFATDSGGTYSTDIATAGAGLRGQGYNPSANVTVQFAATQPSGGYTICARHNSGGLKYRISTEGANAGSPTAIPGSTASTACA, from the coding sequence ATGCTCGCTCGCATCCGCAAGGCCCTCGAGGGCAAGGAGTCGGGCTTCACGCTCATCGAGCTCCTCGTCGTCGTCATCATCATCGGCATCCTCGCCGCCATCGCCATCCCGACCTTCCTCAACCAGCGCACCAAGGGCTGGGAGGCGTCCGCGAAGGCGGAGCTGCGCAACCTCGCGACCGCCGAGGAGTCCTTCGCCACGGACAGCGGCGGCACCTACTCGACGGACATCGCGACCGCCGGCGCCGGTCTGCGGGGCCAGGGCTACAACCCGAGCGCGAACGTGACCGTGCAGTTCGCCGCGACGCAGCCGTCCGGCGGCTACACCATCTGCGCCCGTCACAACAGCGGCGGCCTGAAGTACCGCATCTCCACCGAGGGCGCGAACGCGGGCTCGCCCACCGCGATCCCGGGCTCGACCGCTTCGACGGCCTGCGCCTGA